A portion of the Myripristis murdjan chromosome 13, fMyrMur1.1, whole genome shotgun sequence genome contains these proteins:
- the ilvbl gene encoding 2-hydroxyacyl-CoA lyase 2: MEPFGDICTFLGCFAGIALGGLVFTAYKLGLLYQLLHKTETKSPRNGGESVAEVLRAHGIKFVFTLVGGHISPILVACEKLGIRIVDTRHEATAVFAADAVARLSGTVGVAVVTAGPGLTNTVTAVKNAQMAESPLLLMGGAAATLLQGRGALQDIDQMSLFKPLCKFCASIRTVREIVPTVRKALAIAQSGTPGPVFIEIPIDTLYPFHLVAEEVQVKNPPKGLMGKIVTWYLKNHVMNIFAGAWEARDVSPLPVDIPYATDDQVQKCIELLSRAKKPVIVLGSQVTLPPTPADDIKKALETLGIPCFLGGMARGILGKNSPIHIRQNRRDALKEADLVLLAGTVCDFRLSYGRVLNRRSTIIAVNRDKKQLLKNSDLFWKPTVAIQGDAGSFLLRLSKGLKGHRCPEEWPQKLKAGDVTKENANRCKADEKTERHLNPLKVLHCVDELMSDDSIIVADGGDFVGTAAYIMRPRGPLRWLDPGAFGTLGVGGGFALGAKLCRPESEVWIIYGDGSLGYSVAEFDTFTRHKTPVIALVGNDACWSQISRDQVSILGSNVACGLAFTDYHIVADGFGGKGYLIGREDEDRLSDIISQAQKESREGKATLLNVLIGVTGFREGSISI, from the exons ATGGAGCCGTTTGGAGACATTTGCACATTTCTCGGCTGCTTTGCGGGCATTGCGCTGGGAGGGCTTGTGTTTACAGCCTACAAACTTGGCTTGCTGTATCAGTTGCTTCACaag aCAGAGACCAAGAGCCCCCGTAATGGCGGTGAGAGCGTGGCAGAGGTGCTCCGGGCTCACGGCatcaaatttgttttcactcttGTCGGCGGACACATCTCACCCATCCTCGTGGCTTGTGAGAAGCTGGGCATCCGCATCGTGGACACCAGACACGAGGCCACTGCTGTTTTCGCTGCGGATGCCGTGGCGAGGCTTTCAG GCACTGTCGGTGTGGCGGTCGTGACCGCCGGCCCGGGCCTTACCAACACAGTGACGGCAGTGAAGAACGCTCAGATGGCCGAGTCCCCGCTGCTGCTCATGGGAGGAGCTGCTGCCACTCTTCTCCAG GGTAGAGGAGCACTGCAGGACATCGACCAGATGTCTCTCTTCAAGCCGCTGTGCAAGTTCTGTGCCTCCATCAGGACTGTCAGGGAGATCGTGCCTACGGTCAGGAAGGCGCTGGCCATCGCCCAGTCTGGGACCCCTGGCCCTGTTTTCATCGAGATCCCCATCGACACACTTTACCCCTTTCACCTGGTGGCCGAAGAGGTTCAGGTTAAAAATCCCCCTAAAGGCCTGATGGGAAAAATCGTCACCTG GTACCTCAAAAACCACGTCATGAACATTTTTGCTGGAGCGTGGGAGGCCAGAGATGTGTCTCCACTCCCTGTTGACATCCCATACGCCACAGATGATCAG GTCCAAAAGTGTATAGAGCTGCTGAGCCGAGCCAAGAAACCTGTTATTGTGCTGGGCAGCCAGGTGACACTTCCCCCTACGCCTGCCGATGACATCAA AAAGGCTTTGGAAACCCTGGGCATCCCTTGCTTCCTTGGTGGCATGGCCCGTGGCATTCTGGGTAAGAACAGTCCCATCCACATCCGACAGAACAGACGAGACGCACTGAAGGAGGCTGACTTGGTGCTGCTGGCAG GTACGGTGTGCGACTTCCGCCTGAGCTACGGCCGAGTTCTGAACAGGCGCAGCACGATCATCGCTGTCAACAGGGACAAGAAACAGCTGCTGAAAAACTCCGATTTGTTCTGGAAACCCACTGTAGCAATTCAAG GTGATGCTGGCTCATTCCTGTTACGGCTCTCCAAAGGCCTGAAGGGCCACAGATGCCCAGAGGAGTGGCCTCAGAAACTCAAGGCAGGAGATGTTACCAAAGAAAATGCAAACCG GTGTAAAGCTGATGAGAAGACAGAGCGGCATTTAAATCCTTTGAAAGTTTTACATTGTGTGGACGAGCTGATGTCAGATGACAGCATCATTGTTGCTGATGGGGGGGATTTTGTCGGCACTGCAGCTTACATCATGAGACCGAGAGGACCTTTACGCTGGTTGGATCCAG GTGCCTTTGGGACTCTGGGAGTCGGAGGAGGGTTTGCTCTAGGGGCAAAGCTGTGCCGTCCTGAATCTGAG gtgTGGATAATCTATGGTGATGGCTCCTTAGGATACAGTGTGGCAGAGTTTGACACATTCACCCGACACAAG aCACCAGTTATCGCACTAGTGGGCAACGATGCATGTTGGAGTCAGATCTCCAGAGACCAGGTGTCCATATTGGGCAGCAATGTGGCTTGTGGCCTCGCATTTACAG ATTATCATATAGTTGCAGATGGTTTTGGTGGCAAGGGCTACCTAATAGGACGCGAGGACGAGGACAGGCTAAGTGACATAATCAGTCAGGCTCAGAAGGAGAGTCGAGAAGGCAAGGCCACACTCCTCAATGTGCTGATTGGGGTGACCGGCTTCAGAGAGGGCTCCATCTCTATATAG
- the fam118b gene encoding protein FAM118B isoform X1 → MASVVAVKTEKRPAADSQDVDSNAKKPRIWEAPSMEPSSLNLCLPQRKLLPSLKTKRAPELVLVIGTGVSSAVAPQVPALRSWKGLIQALLDAANDFDLLEEEESRRFQKHLQEDKNLVHVAHDLIQKLSPRTGNVRSTFFKDCLYEVFDDLECKMEHAGKHLLRSVLQLMESGALVLTTNFDNLLEIYAAHQGTKLESLDLTDEKKVLEWAQEKRRLSVLHIHGVYTNPSGIVLHPAGYQNVLRNTEVMREIQKLYETKSFVFLGCGRTVDDTTFQALFLEAVKHKSDLEHFMLVRREDVGEFKKLRDNMLDKGIKVISYGDEYGDLPEYFERLANEICNRDMSTNGWGFPLQNGDEQQNGFNTQKSLLQDYRS, encoded by the exons ATGGCCTCCGTTGTGGCAGTGAAAACTGAGAAGCGACCTGCAGCTGACTCTCAGGATGTGGACTCAAATGCGAAAAAACCAAG GATTTGGGAAGCACCATCAATGGAACCATCATCACTCAATCTCTGCCTGCCCCAAAGGAAACTGCTGCCCAGCCTGAAGACTAAGCGAGCCCCCGAACTGGTCCTGGTGATCGGCACAGGGGTAAGCTCTGCAGTGGCCCCCCAGGTCCCTGCCCTCCGCTCCTGGAAAGGTCTTATCCAGGCCTTGCTTGATGCAGCCAATGACTTTGACCTAttagaagaggaggagagtcgGCGGTTCCAGAAACATCTACAGGAAGACAAGAATTTGGTGCATGTGGCCCATGATCTCATCCAGAAACTTTCCCCG agaACAGGCAACGTACGGTCCACATTCTTTAAGGACTGCCTGTACGAGGTGTTTGACGATTTGGAGTGCAAAATGGAGCATGCTGGGAAGCATCTTCTGCGCTCGGTGCTGCAGCTCATGGAGAGTGGCGCGCTGGTCCTCACTACTAACTTCGACAACCTGTTGGAGATCTATGCAGCTCACCAGGGCACCAAGCTGGAGTCTCTGGACCTCACAGatgaaaaaaag gttTTGGAGTGGGCACAGGAGAAGCGAAGGCTAAGTGTTCTGCACATCCATGGTGTTTACACTAACCCCAGTGGTATTGTACTGCACCCTGCTGGCTACCAGAATGTACTGAGGAACACTGAAGTTATG CGTGAGATCCAGAAGCTATATGAAACCAAGTCCTTTGTGTTCTTGGGCTGCGGGCGCACAGTAGACGACACAACCTTCCAGGCTCTGTTCCTAGAGGCAGTGAAACACAAATCAGACCTGGAGCACTTCATGTTGGTGCGGCGCGAAGATGTGGGCGAGTTCAAGAAGCTGCGAGATAACATGTTGGACAAGGGCATCAAGGTCATCTCCTATGGAGATGAGTATGGTGACTTGCCTGAGTACTTTGAGAGGCTGGCCAATGAGATCTGCAACCGTGACATGTCTACCAACGGCTGGG GGTTTCCCTTGCAAAATGGGGATGAACAGCAGAACGGCTTCAACACACAGAAAAGCCTCCTTCAAG ACTATCGTTCTTGA
- the fam118b gene encoding protein FAM118B isoform X2 gives MASVVAVKTEKRPAADSQDVDSNAKKPRKLLPSLKTKRAPELVLVIGTGVSSAVAPQVPALRSWKGLIQALLDAANDFDLLEEEESRRFQKHLQEDKNLVHVAHDLIQKLSPRTGNVRSTFFKDCLYEVFDDLECKMEHAGKHLLRSVLQLMESGALVLTTNFDNLLEIYAAHQGTKLESLDLTDEKKVLEWAQEKRRLSVLHIHGVYTNPSGIVLHPAGYQNVLRNTEVMREIQKLYETKSFVFLGCGRTVDDTTFQALFLEAVKHKSDLEHFMLVRREDVGEFKKLRDNMLDKGIKVISYGDEYGDLPEYFERLANEICNRDMSTNGWGFPLQNGDEQQNGFNTQKSLLQDYRS, from the exons ATGGCCTCCGTTGTGGCAGTGAAAACTGAGAAGCGACCTGCAGCTGACTCTCAGGATGTGGACTCAAATGCGAAAAAACCAAG GAAACTGCTGCCCAGCCTGAAGACTAAGCGAGCCCCCGAACTGGTCCTGGTGATCGGCACAGGGGTAAGCTCTGCAGTGGCCCCCCAGGTCCCTGCCCTCCGCTCCTGGAAAGGTCTTATCCAGGCCTTGCTTGATGCAGCCAATGACTTTGACCTAttagaagaggaggagagtcgGCGGTTCCAGAAACATCTACAGGAAGACAAGAATTTGGTGCATGTGGCCCATGATCTCATCCAGAAACTTTCCCCG agaACAGGCAACGTACGGTCCACATTCTTTAAGGACTGCCTGTACGAGGTGTTTGACGATTTGGAGTGCAAAATGGAGCATGCTGGGAAGCATCTTCTGCGCTCGGTGCTGCAGCTCATGGAGAGTGGCGCGCTGGTCCTCACTACTAACTTCGACAACCTGTTGGAGATCTATGCAGCTCACCAGGGCACCAAGCTGGAGTCTCTGGACCTCACAGatgaaaaaaag gttTTGGAGTGGGCACAGGAGAAGCGAAGGCTAAGTGTTCTGCACATCCATGGTGTTTACACTAACCCCAGTGGTATTGTACTGCACCCTGCTGGCTACCAGAATGTACTGAGGAACACTGAAGTTATG CGTGAGATCCAGAAGCTATATGAAACCAAGTCCTTTGTGTTCTTGGGCTGCGGGCGCACAGTAGACGACACAACCTTCCAGGCTCTGTTCCTAGAGGCAGTGAAACACAAATCAGACCTGGAGCACTTCATGTTGGTGCGGCGCGAAGATGTGGGCGAGTTCAAGAAGCTGCGAGATAACATGTTGGACAAGGGCATCAAGGTCATCTCCTATGGAGATGAGTATGGTGACTTGCCTGAGTACTTTGAGAGGCTGGCCAATGAGATCTGCAACCGTGACATGTCTACCAACGGCTGGG GGTTTCCCTTGCAAAATGGGGATGAACAGCAGAACGGCTTCAACACACAGAAAAGCCTCCTTCAAG ACTATCGTTCTTGA
- the srpra gene encoding signal recognition particle receptor subunit alpha produces MLDFFTIFSKGGIVLWCFQGAGVTESFTGPVNALIRSVILQERSGNNTFTHEALSLKYKLDNEFELVFVVGFQKILTLTYVDKFIDDVQLHFRDRYKNELEQKGALKLLNNNFEFEDDFKTLLRDAEDSSKARGPVSMRTFTESQKSQKTVKSMIETKGGDKGKEQGGKKNKNAKKEAPLPEPVKEGHGKVSTSEKTVENGNQGLTQDEIMQKKREEFFRKRMAGSAEKTSKSPKPQKPKEKQMRVWDMAGSSTKDLDYSQRNGNGSHDSGNQSQDAQIDSGMQLRPMVGDLLSVDYESSEEEEEIEEEEEKVVITDISKKAPKKGGGFGGMFGMLKGLVGSKSLTQEDMEPVLDKMRDHLIAKNVAADIASQLCDSVAKKLEGKVMGTFTTVASTVKQALQDSLVQILQPKRRVDILRDVLEARSQRRPFVITFCGVNGVGKSTNLAKISFWLIENGFTVLIAACDTFRAGAVEQLRTHQRRLNSLHPPEKHGGRPVVQLYEKGYGKDAAGIAMEAIAYARNQAFDVVLVDTAGRMQDNAPLMTALAKLIAVNMPDLVLFVGEALVGNEAVDQLVKFNQALADHSMSDKPRLIDGIVLTKFDTIDDKVGAAISMTYITGQPIVFVGTGQTYNDLRSLNARAVVSALMKA; encoded by the exons ATGCTGGATTTCTTCACCATCTTCAGCAAAGGCGGGATAGTGTTGTGGTGTTTTCAGGGAGCTGGGGTGACTGAGTCCTTCACCGGGCCCGTCAATGCGCTGATCCGCTCTGTGATCCTCCAG GAACGAAGTGGAAACAACACATTCACCCATGAGGCCCTGAGTCTTAAATACAAGCTGGATAATGAGTTTGAGTTGGTTTTTGTG GTGGGTTTTCAAAAGATCTTGACGCTGACGTATGTGGACAAGTTCATAGATGACGTTCAGCTGCATTTCAGGGATCGCTATAAGAATGAACTGGAGCAGAAGGGGGCTCTGAAGCTTCTCAACAACAACTTTGAATTTGAGGATGACTTCAAAACACTTCTTAG GGATGCGGAGGATAGCAGCAAAGCTCGAGGTCCTGTTTCGATGCGGACTTTTACAGAGTCCCAGAAATCCCAAAAAACTGTGAAGTCAATGATTGAGACGAAGGGTGGGGACAAAGGCAAGGAACAGGGAGGCAAAAAGAATAAGAATGCCAAAAAAGAGG CTCCTCTACCTGAGCCTGTTAAAGAGGGTCACGGCAAGGTCTCCACCAGCGAGAAGACAGTGGAGAACGGCAACCAGGGCCTGACCCAAGACGAGATCatgcagaagaagagagaagaattCTTCCGCAAACGTATGGCGGGAAGTGCTGAGAAAACCAG TAAATCCCCAAAGCCTCAGAAGCCCAAGGAGAAGCAGATGCGTGTCTGGGACATGGCTGGTAGCAGCACCAAGGATCTGGACTACAGCCAGAGAAATGGAAATGGTTCCCATGATTCTGGCAACCAGAGCCAGGATGCACAAATTGACTCG gggaTGCAGCTAAGGCCCATGGTGGGAGACTTGCTGTCTGTGGATTATGAGTCcagtgaggaagaagaagaaatagaggaggaagaggagaaggtggTAATCACTGACATAAGCAAAAAAGC CCCCAAAAAGGGTGGTGGATTTGGAGGTATGTTTGGGATGCTGAAGGGCCTGGTGGGCTCTAAGAGCCTGACCCAAGAGGACATGGAGCCAGTGCTGGACAAGATGAGAGACCACCTCATCG CTAAGAATGTAGCAGCCGACATTGCCTCCCAGCTCTGTGACTCTGTAGCCAAAAAACTGGAGGGCAAAGTCATGGGCACATTCACCA ctGTGGCCTCAACAGTAAAGCAGGCCCTGCAAGATTCCCTGGTGCAGATCCTGCAGCCCAAGCGAAGGGTGGATATCCTGCGAGATGTCCTGGAGGCGCGGAGCCAGCGACGGCCCTTTGTTATCACATTTTGTGGTGTCAATGGGGTTGGCAAGTCCACCAACTTGGCCAAG ATCTCCTTCTGGCTGATAGAGAATGGCTTCACTGTGCTGATCGCAGCTTGCGACACCTTCCGTGCCGGGGCAGTGGAGCAGCTTCGAACTCACCAGCGCCGTCTCAACTCTCTACACCCTCCTGAGAAGCACGGTGGACGGCCGGTGGTCCAACTGTATGAGAAAGGATATGGGAAGGATGCTGCGGGAATCGCTATGGAAGCCATTGCCTATG ctCGCAACCAGGCCTTTGATGTGGTGTTGGTGGACACTGCGGGGCGTATGCAGGATAACGCCCCCCTCATGACAGCACTGGCCAAGCTTATTGCTGTCAACATGCCTGACCTAGTGCTGTTTGTTGGGGAGGCTCTGGTGGGCAACGAGGCTGTTGACCAGCTG GTGAAGTTCAATCAGGCTCTGGCTGACCATTCCATGTCTGACAAGCCTCGCCTCATCGATGGAATAGTTCTCACCAAGTTTGACACCATAGATGACAAG GTTGGCGCTGCCATCTCCATGACCTACATTACAGGCCAGCCTATCGTGTTTGTGGGCACAGGGCAGACCTACAACGACCTGCGCAGCCTCAACGCCCGCGCTGTGGTCAGTGCCCTGATGAAGGCTTGA